Proteins encoded together in one Luteimonas fraxinea window:
- the gloA2 gene encoding SMU1112c/YaeR family gloxylase I-like metalloprotein — MLRGLHHVAVICGDYAVSKAFYVETLGLRVLDEHYREERQSWKLDLALPDGGQVELFSFPDAPARPSWPEARGLRHLAFAVEDTDAACARLTARGVVLQPVRVDPYTGQRFVFFADPDGLPLELYEIAAAG; from the coding sequence ATGCTGCGCGGCCTCCACCATGTCGCGGTGATCTGCGGCGACTACGCGGTGTCGAAAGCGTTCTACGTCGAGACGCTCGGGCTGCGGGTGCTGGACGAGCATTACCGCGAAGAACGGCAGTCATGGAAGCTCGATCTCGCCCTGCCGGACGGCGGGCAGGTCGAGCTGTTCTCATTCCCGGATGCACCGGCGCGACCGTCGTGGCCGGAAGCGCGTGGTTTGCGCCATCTCGCCTTCGCCGTCGAAGACACCGACGCGGCCTGCGCACGTCTGACCGCGCGTGGCGTCGTGCTGCAACCGGTGCGTGTCGACCCGTATACCGGCCAGCGCTTCGTGTTCTTCGCCGATCCCGACGGCCTGCCGCTGGAACTCTACGAGATCGCCGCGGCAGGATGA
- a CDS encoding dienelactone hydrolase family protein: MATPPKQTARDFDPDVLALFDDYVHGAIDRRGFLTRAGRIAGAAGAVGLLAALSPQFASAQQIAPDDARLQTRHVEFDSPKGNGRGRGYLAQPAGTSGPLPMVLVVHENRGLNPHIEDVARRIALEGYIAFAPDALFPKGGYPGEEDAARALFATLDQDTARQDFVAAAGWLQKTEGGNGRLGVVGFCYGGGMANWLATQLPTLRAAVPFYGPAAPLEDVPKITAELLVVLASNDARVNAQWPDYEAALKAAGKTFALYQPADTEHGFNNDTTPRYDEAAAREAWTKMLALFARTLKVPA, encoded by the coding sequence ATGGCTACACCGCCGAAGCAGACCGCACGCGATTTCGATCCCGACGTCCTCGCGTTGTTCGACGACTATGTGCACGGCGCGATCGATCGCCGCGGCTTCCTGACGCGCGCGGGCCGTATCGCCGGCGCCGCGGGCGCGGTCGGACTGTTGGCCGCACTGAGCCCGCAGTTCGCGAGCGCGCAGCAGATCGCGCCGGACGATGCGCGTCTGCAGACGCGGCACGTGGAATTCGATTCGCCAAAGGGCAATGGCCGCGGCCGTGGCTATCTCGCGCAGCCGGCCGGGACGAGCGGTCCTCTGCCGATGGTGCTGGTGGTGCACGAGAACCGCGGCCTCAATCCGCATATCGAGGACGTCGCGCGGCGCATCGCGCTCGAGGGCTACATCGCGTTCGCGCCGGATGCACTGTTCCCGAAGGGTGGCTATCCGGGTGAGGAAGACGCCGCGCGTGCGCTGTTCGCCACGCTGGACCAGGACACGGCTCGGCAGGACTTCGTCGCCGCTGCAGGCTGGTTGCAGAAGACCGAGGGCGGCAACGGACGTCTCGGCGTCGTCGGCTTCTGCTACGGCGGCGGCATGGCCAACTGGCTGGCGACGCAGCTGCCGACGCTGCGCGCCGCGGTGCCGTTCTACGGACCTGCTGCGCCGCTGGAGGACGTGCCTAAGATCACGGCGGAACTGCTGGTGGTGCTCGCGTCCAACGACGCGCGCGTCAATGCGCAATGGCCGGACTACGAAGCTGCACTAAAGGCGGCCGGCAAGACGTTCGCGCTGTACCAGCCGGCCGATACCGAACACGGCTTCAACAACGACACCACGCCGCGCTACGACGAAGCCGCCGCCAGGGAAGCCTGGACGAAGATGCTGGCGCTGTTCGCACGCACGCTGAAAGTCCCGGCCTGA
- a CDS encoding discoidin domain-containing protein translates to MRWLCGVVCALVGASAFAQDSLPPRASWTATSSSAQVQAEAIDHLIDGDPATKTGGAFSAGHWFQVDLGRAAEIGGVRIRWDLANPEGFVLQAAEREGDWRDVHVQADSLGGVETLFFAPVRARWLRLAALPKTSDWGVSIFEFEPLPVAEAPRIAGLDDPENARVWRKDESPVPVEMDGDSGRIALSFASPQPTAGLRVEWAGTRSGAMLEARDAAGDWQIVARDPFPGDGGMSTLASPVALEARELRVRVSAADGAPPAVARLRLLGPGDVLTPMRAYQAAAARGTAALFPPSLRMQQTYWTVVGVHGGLQKSIFDEWGNLEAFKGAPLVQAIWRDARGAASASTGTPVHTLRERWMPMPAVEWTATPDIAVRSETFTATLDGQPVTLLRHRVTNHGATAIDGTLSLLVRPMQMNPPWQNGGLSPIREIAIVADPLGTAVRVNDRMLLTSLTPPTHQGAAPFGEDGASELTPHAAAGTAPDAQAAHDDAGLAASLLGYRMRLAPGTSESVVVAFPLGITRTDRGHGPLPEAPALVPASLRVAGTPDTSFDALAADVADDWRARFGDVHIALPDADMVDALRTQAAYMLINRTGQAMQPGPRNYDRSFIRDGAATAAVLLRMGQADVARDFLRWYTDHAVRESGLVSPIINDDGTLFTGFGSDIEFDAQGQYIALVADVARLDGGPETVRDYLPQVTSAMRFLQTLRERTLVPGYMADAPAPERFRGIIAPSISHEGYSSPTHSYWDDYWALKGWHDGAWLAEQLGDAETASWARAQYDALRTDVAASIRATMAWSGQDTVPAAADLGGNDPTSVSIALDPTGQQDLLPADALRNTFDRYLADFRRNGAPDALYAYSPYELRNVLTFVHLDQPDAAWEMLSRMLDDRRPQPWHVWGEVVHSRLRFPRYLGDMPHTWIGAEYARAVFGMLMREEDTVLQLLPGTPTDWLAGEGLRLDALPTAYGPLTLHARGDAARLDLALGDGLRAGSTVHLAWPQRTRPQRVRVDGVEARDYDAHGITLPTSFRTLEADWSKD, encoded by the coding sequence ATGCGGTGGCTGTGTGGTGTGGTGTGTGCGCTGGTCGGCGCGTCTGCGTTCGCGCAAGACAGCCTGCCGCCGCGTGCGTCGTGGACGGCGACGAGTTCGTCGGCGCAGGTGCAGGCCGAGGCGATCGATCATCTGATCGACGGCGATCCGGCCACGAAGACCGGCGGCGCCTTCAGCGCCGGCCACTGGTTCCAGGTCGATCTGGGGCGCGCGGCCGAAATCGGTGGCGTGCGTATCCGTTGGGATCTCGCCAATCCCGAAGGCTTCGTGCTGCAGGCGGCCGAGCGCGAAGGCGACTGGCGCGACGTGCACGTGCAGGCGGATTCGCTCGGCGGCGTCGAGACGCTGTTCTTCGCGCCGGTGCGTGCGCGCTGGCTACGGCTGGCGGCGCTTCCGAAAACCTCGGACTGGGGCGTGTCGATCTTCGAGTTCGAACCGTTGCCGGTCGCCGAGGCGCCGCGTATCGCAGGCCTGGACGATCCGGAAAACGCACGCGTGTGGCGCAAAGACGAGTCGCCGGTGCCGGTCGAGATGGACGGCGATTCGGGACGCATTGCGCTGTCGTTCGCATCGCCGCAGCCCACTGCCGGGTTGCGCGTCGAATGGGCCGGTACGCGCAGCGGCGCGATGCTCGAAGCACGCGACGCCGCCGGCGACTGGCAGATCGTGGCGCGCGATCCGTTCCCCGGCGACGGCGGCATGTCGACGCTGGCAAGTCCGGTCGCGCTGGAAGCGCGCGAGCTGCGTGTTCGCGTCTCCGCCGCCGACGGTGCGCCACCCGCTGTCGCACGCCTGCGTCTGCTCGGGCCAGGCGACGTGCTTACGCCGATGCGCGCCTATCAGGCGGCTGCGGCGCGCGGCACCGCGGCGCTGTTTCCGCCCTCGCTGCGCATGCAGCAGACCTACTGGACAGTCGTCGGCGTGCACGGCGGCCTGCAGAAATCGATCTTTGACGAGTGGGGCAATCTCGAAGCCTTTAAGGGCGCGCCGCTGGTGCAGGCGATCTGGCGCGATGCGCGCGGCGCGGCCAGCGCGTCAACCGGTACGCCGGTGCACACACTGCGCGAGCGCTGGATGCCGATGCCGGCCGTCGAGTGGACGGCGACGCCGGACATAGCAGTGCGCAGCGAGACCTTCACTGCGACGCTCGACGGTCAGCCGGTCACGTTGCTGCGGCATCGCGTGACCAATCACGGCGCGACTGCGATCGACGGCACGCTGTCGCTGCTGGTGCGACCGATGCAGATGAATCCGCCATGGCAGAACGGCGGGCTGTCGCCGATACGCGAGATCGCGATCGTTGCCGATCCACTCGGCACCGCGGTCCGCGTCAACGACCGCATGTTGCTGACATCGCTGACCCCGCCGACGCACCAGGGCGCGGCACCGTTCGGCGAAGACGGCGCGAGCGAACTCACGCCGCATGCCGCAGCCGGCACCGCGCCGGATGCGCAGGCCGCGCACGACGATGCGGGCCTCGCCGCATCGCTGCTCGGCTACCGCATGCGGCTCGCGCCCGGCACCAGCGAATCGGTGGTCGTCGCGTTTCCGCTAGGCATCACGCGCACGGACCGCGGTCATGGCCCCTTGCCCGAAGCGCCGGCGCTGGTGCCGGCGTCGCTGCGCGTCGCGGGCACACCCGATACGAGTTTCGATGCGCTGGCCGCGGACGTTGCCGACGACTGGCGCGCGCGCTTCGGTGATGTGCACATCGCATTGCCCGATGCCGACATGGTCGACGCGCTGCGCACGCAGGCGGCCTACATGCTGATCAATCGCACCGGCCAGGCGATGCAGCCGGGGCCGCGCAACTACGACCGCTCCTTCATCCGCGATGGCGCGGCAACCGCCGCTGTGCTGCTGCGCATGGGCCAGGCCGACGTGGCCCGCGATTTCCTGCGCTGGTACACCGATCACGCGGTGCGCGAATCGGGTCTGGTGTCGCCGATCATCAACGACGACGGCACGCTGTTCACCGGCTTCGGCTCCGACATCGAGTTCGATGCACAAGGACAGTACATCGCACTGGTGGCCGATGTCGCGCGCCTCGACGGCGGGCCGGAAACCGTCCGCGACTACCTGCCGCAGGTGACGTCGGCGATGCGGTTCCTGCAGACGCTGCGCGAACGCACGCTCGTCCCGGGCTACATGGCCGATGCGCCGGCACCCGAGCGCTTCCGCGGCATCATCGCGCCGTCGATCAGCCACGAAGGCTATTCAAGCCCGACGCACAGCTACTGGGATGACTACTGGGCGCTCAAGGGCTGGCACGATGGCGCGTGGCTCGCCGAACAACTGGGCGATGCGGAAACCGCCAGCTGGGCGCGGGCGCAATACGACGCGCTACGCACCGACGTGGCCGCGTCGATCCGCGCGACCATGGCCTGGAGCGGCCAGGACACCGTGCCCGCGGCTGCCGATCTCGGTGGCAACGACCCCACCAGCGTCTCGATCGCGCTCGACCCGACCGGGCAGCAGGACCTGTTGCCCGCCGATGCGCTGCGCAACACCTTCGATCGTTATCTCGCCGACTTCCGCCGCAACGGCGCGCCCGACGCGCTGTATGCGTACTCGCCCTATGAACTGCGCAACGTGCTGACGTTCGTCCATCTGGACCAGCCCGATGCCGCATGGGAGATGCTCTCGCGCATGCTCGACGACCGGCGCCCGCAGCCCTGGCACGTCTGGGGCGAGGTCGTGCATTCGCGGCTGCGCTTCCCGCGCTATCTCGGCGACATGCCGCACACCTGGATCGGCGCCGAATACGCGCGTGCGGTGTTCGGCATGCTGATGCGCGAGGAAGACACCGTGCTGCAGCTGCTGCCCGGCACGCCGACCGACTGGCTGGCGGGCGAGGGCCTGCGACTCGATGCGCTGCCGACGGCGTACGGGCCGCTGACCCTGCACGCGCGTGGCGATGCCGCGCGCCTCGATCTCGCACTCGGCGACGGATTGCGTGCGGGCAGCACCGTGCATCTCGCATGGCCGCAGCGCACGCGGCCGCAGCGGGTGCGCGTCGACGGCGTGGAGGCACGCGACTACGACGCGCACGGCATCACCCTGCCAACATCGTTCCGCACACTCGAAGCGGACTGGTCCAAGGACTGA
- a CDS encoding glutathione S-transferase family protein, with amino-acid sequence MGMLIEGRWESDDDKLVREDGTLQRPDSAFRNWITPDVAPGPTGEGGFAAEPGRYHLYVARACPWAHRATLFRELKGLQAMIGLSVTHWLMADDGWTFATGPGVIADPLYGAGTVWQLYVRADPHYTGRVTVPVLWDTQRETIVSNESADIIRMFNRAFDGVGATPGDYAPAALLGEIDALNARIYDGLNNGVYKAGFATRQSAYDDAVRGVFETLDWLESHLSGRTWLCGDVQTEADWRLFTTLLRFDAIYHGHFKCNLRQLKDYPVLSAYTQRLYAEPAVAPTVNFDHIRRHYYQSHRQINPTGIVPVGPELAFPAPF; translated from the coding sequence ATGGGCATGCTGATCGAAGGCCGCTGGGAATCCGACGACGACAAGCTCGTCCGCGAGGACGGCACGTTGCAACGGCCCGACTCGGCGTTCCGCAACTGGATCACGCCCGATGTCGCGCCTGGTCCGACCGGCGAAGGTGGATTCGCCGCCGAGCCCGGCCGCTATCACCTCTACGTGGCGCGCGCCTGTCCCTGGGCGCATCGCGCGACGCTGTTCCGCGAACTCAAGGGCCTGCAGGCGATGATCGGACTGTCGGTCACCCACTGGCTGATGGCCGACGACGGCTGGACGTTCGCCACCGGCCCCGGCGTGATCGCCGATCCGCTGTACGGCGCCGGGACGGTCTGGCAGCTCTATGTGCGCGCCGATCCCCACTACACCGGCCGCGTGACCGTGCCGGTGCTGTGGGACACGCAGCGCGAGACCATCGTCAGCAACGAATCGGCCGACATCATCCGCATGTTCAACCGCGCGTTCGATGGTGTCGGTGCGACGCCCGGCGACTACGCGCCCGCGGCGCTGCTCGGCGAGATCGACGCCCTCAACGCGCGCATCTACGACGGCCTCAACAACGGTGTGTACAAGGCCGGCTTCGCAACCCGACAGTCTGCCTACGACGATGCGGTGCGCGGCGTATTCGAGACACTCGACTGGCTCGAATCGCATCTGTCCGGACGCACCTGGCTGTGCGGCGATGTGCAGACTGAAGCCGACTGGCGGCTGTTCACCACCCTGCTCCGATTCGACGCGATCTATCACGGCCACTTCAAATGCAATCTGCGGCAGCTCAAGGACTACCCGGTGCTGTCGGCATACACGCAACGGCTGTACGCCGAACCGGCGGTCGCGCCGACGGTGAACTTCGACCACATCCGTCGCCACTACTACCAGAGCCATCGCCAGATCAATCCGACCGGCATCGTGCCGGTGGGTCCCGAACTCGCGTTTCCGGCGCCGTTCTGA
- a CDS encoding DUF6151 family protein translates to MHVELRCRCGQLRGEVDNAHAYGHARCYCRDCRAYARFLGADEVLDAHDGTAIVAVPPDAIRFTTGEARLACLSLSDRGLLRWYADCCKAPIANTARDARVAYVGVIADALEPQDRDAAFGPPRFVLNQASAEGHVPGTPLATAIGGGRIFLRLLAARLRGLRNRAFFNADGAPVRTPQVVDAPRGA, encoded by the coding sequence ATGCACGTCGAACTGCGATGCCGCTGCGGACAGTTGCGCGGCGAAGTGGACAACGCCCACGCCTACGGACATGCGCGATGCTACTGCCGCGATTGCCGCGCCTATGCACGCTTTCTGGGCGCCGACGAAGTCCTCGATGCGCACGACGGCACCGCGATCGTCGCCGTGCCACCGGACGCGATCCGGTTCACCACCGGGGAAGCGCGACTGGCCTGTCTGTCGCTGTCGGACAGGGGTCTGCTGCGCTGGTACGCCGACTGCTGCAAGGCGCCGATCGCCAACACGGCGCGCGATGCGCGTGTTGCCTATGTCGGTGTAATCGCCGACGCGCTGGAACCGCAGGATCGCGATGCGGCGTTCGGCCCGCCGCGCTTCGTACTCAACCAAGCGTCGGCCGAAGGACATGTGCCGGGCACGCCCCTCGCGACCGCGATCGGCGGCGGCCGCATCTTCCTGCGCCTGCTCGCAGCGAGACTGCGCGGCCTGCGCAACCGGGCCTTCTTCAATGCCGACGGTGCGCCGGTGCGCACACCGCAGGTCGTCGACGCACCACGCGGCGCCTGA